In Roseiconus lacunae, one genomic interval encodes:
- the lptD gene encoding LPS assembly protein LptD, with product MSSRTIHRWNEGNTQISLATGDCQLTFEGKVIKADKVLVVTDGPRGRVRNRLVIEGSEDSTSGTTPMVATLMSDDEPMMQAEQYRAKPSRRPFLMEYLRQAGSTTALASPRRIGSATQVPSHSQADVPTPMGGPVVQTPFTSDGSRRSEAVPAQHTLPQTTVHGAGVPSAGGAAANLLPVPDPTVHRNATPSLDSLELTSPSGVPMTGQVYDFPTTRYSSPTETIADPGGSQFLFGGGTKGLGVSARHPSSPPRVDTIIRPETNDTIAIGRGGVVLTVRDVAAQFDDGRMLNFGTVTISADRFVAWLPNMTDVINGTADLNSGDGELYIEGDIVFRAGDSLIYAEAMYYNIVQETGMVLDAEAISTVPEYQGVVRLKAEVLQQVSRGNFRAFDAAVTSSRLGVPRYWLQSERLDFFERTRSVYDQDTNQLVADTDPFVRSRNSFVFLGGVPVFYWPRFATSLERPVFYIKGIKVRNDQNFGSQVLLDWDVFQLLGIENIPEGVDWEFSTDYMSDRGPALGTNFKYDVPGMFGVPGRSKGIFDAWAIDDDGVDRLGRGRLEVTPEETFRGRALLRHRQTLASGWEWSAQLGWLSDRNFLEQYLESEWDQDPDHTTELRLQKYYYNQLFELSVTPQVNDFYQKTERLPEFNHYLFGGSLLSDRLTWQMHNHASYSRLNVADDPIDPTEQANHFPLPGEIQSQGVVASTRQELALDLNLGPFGIRPVASFEAAHYGEAADGDSLTRLLGQSGIQMNLPMVRVDPTIQSTLLNMRGLAHKMDWRAEYWYADSNTDLDELPYYDPLDDDAQEQFRRRFIGTTFGGVLPDPFDPRSYAYRQGIQRWMTSPSDVVADDLQQIRLGLNQRFQTKRGLPGQDRIVDILQLDIETVLFPRQDRDNFGETLGPTMYDFRYHIGDRLSLVSDGYLDFFPDGLRSLSAGIRSSRPGVSDWYVGMMSMEGPISSTVFRSNFDYRVNEKWIVSGGTTYDFGNTGYVGQNFGLTRIGESLLLRLNVNVDRGRDNVSFGFQIEPRFFARTLGGIGGGMIPPPGIEGLE from the coding sequence TTGTCCTCACGCACGATCCATCGCTGGAACGAAGGCAACACACAGATTTCGCTGGCAACCGGCGATTGCCAATTGACCTTTGAAGGGAAGGTTATCAAAGCCGACAAAGTGCTCGTGGTGACCGACGGTCCACGGGGCCGAGTCCGCAATCGTCTCGTCATCGAAGGATCAGAGGACTCGACGTCCGGGACGACACCGATGGTCGCGACGCTAATGTCCGATGATGAACCGATGATGCAAGCGGAACAATACCGTGCCAAGCCTTCGCGGCGTCCGTTCTTGATGGAATACCTCCGCCAAGCAGGCTCCACTACCGCGCTCGCTTCCCCACGACGGATCGGGTCTGCGACACAGGTTCCTTCACATTCCCAGGCCGACGTGCCGACACCGATGGGCGGTCCAGTCGTCCAGACGCCGTTTACTTCGGACGGTAGTCGCCGATCAGAAGCGGTCCCCGCCCAGCACACGCTTCCACAAACGACCGTTCACGGCGCAGGAGTCCCATCTGCTGGCGGTGCCGCTGCAAATCTTTTGCCGGTCCCCGACCCCACGGTCCATCGCAACGCCACACCATCGCTGGATTCACTCGAACTGACCAGTCCGAGCGGAGTACCAATGACGGGGCAAGTTTATGATTTTCCGACGACTCGCTATTCGAGCCCAACAGAGACGATTGCCGATCCCGGGGGCAGCCAGTTTCTGTTCGGTGGCGGAACCAAAGGACTCGGCGTCTCAGCACGCCATCCATCCTCACCACCACGGGTCGACACGATCATCCGCCCGGAAACCAACGACACCATTGCGATCGGACGCGGCGGAGTCGTTTTGACGGTGCGAGACGTTGCGGCCCAATTCGACGATGGACGGATGCTGAACTTTGGCACGGTGACGATCTCGGCGGACCGTTTCGTCGCATGGTTGCCAAACATGACCGACGTGATCAACGGCACCGCTGACCTTAATTCTGGTGACGGCGAACTCTACATCGAAGGCGATATCGTTTTCCGTGCCGGCGACAGTTTGATCTATGCCGAAGCGATGTACTACAACATCGTGCAAGAGACCGGCATGGTATTGGATGCCGAAGCGATCTCGACGGTTCCAGAATACCAAGGCGTCGTTCGCTTGAAGGCAGAGGTATTGCAACAGGTATCGCGCGGCAACTTTCGAGCGTTTGACGCGGCAGTCACGAGCAGCCGTCTTGGTGTGCCACGGTACTGGCTGCAAAGCGAACGACTGGATTTTTTTGAGCGAACACGTAGCGTCTACGACCAAGACACCAATCAACTGGTCGCCGATACCGACCCATTCGTTCGCAGCCGAAACAGCTTTGTGTTTCTCGGCGGCGTCCCGGTGTTTTACTGGCCTCGGTTTGCGACCAGTTTGGAAAGGCCGGTGTTCTATATCAAAGGAATCAAAGTTCGGAATGACCAGAACTTTGGTTCGCAAGTGTTGCTGGACTGGGATGTCTTTCAGCTTCTGGGGATCGAAAATATTCCCGAAGGCGTCGACTGGGAATTCTCCACCGACTACATGAGTGATCGAGGCCCGGCATTAGGGACCAACTTCAAATACGACGTTCCGGGAATGTTCGGAGTCCCGGGGCGTTCCAAAGGCATCTTCGACGCCTGGGCCATCGACGATGACGGCGTGGATCGATTGGGACGGGGTCGATTGGAAGTCACCCCGGAAGAAACGTTTCGTGGGCGAGCCCTCTTGCGGCACCGCCAAACTCTCGCCTCGGGCTGGGAATGGTCGGCTCAACTCGGATGGCTGAGCGATCGCAACTTCCTGGAACAGTATCTTGAAAGCGAATGGGACCAGGACCCTGATCACACGACCGAGTTACGGTTGCAAAAGTACTACTACAATCAGTTGTTTGAGCTTTCGGTAACACCGCAAGTCAACGACTTTTATCAAAAGACCGAACGCCTGCCCGAATTCAATCATTACCTGTTTGGTGGATCATTGTTGTCGGATCGCCTGACGTGGCAGATGCACAACCACGCGTCGTACTCGCGATTGAACGTCGCCGACGATCCGATCGATCCCACCGAGCAAGCCAATCACTTTCCGCTTCCCGGTGAAATTCAAAGCCAAGGTGTTGTCGCTTCGACCCGCCAGGAATTGGCGTTGGATCTAAATCTGGGGCCGTTCGGAATTCGGCCGGTTGCCTCCTTTGAAGCGGCCCATTACGGCGAAGCGGCCGACGGTGACTCGCTGACTCGATTGCTCGGTCAATCGGGTATCCAAATGAATTTACCCATGGTTCGCGTCGATCCGACGATCCAAAGCACACTGCTAAACATGCGTGGGCTGGCTCATAAAATGGATTGGCGAGCGGAATACTGGTACGCGGACAGCAATACCGACTTGGATGAACTGCCTTACTATGACCCGCTGGACGACGACGCGCAAGAACAATTCCGCCGTCGCTTCATCGGAACGACCTTCGGGGGTGTTTTGCCAGACCCATTCGATCCGCGCAGCTACGCCTACCGTCAAGGTATCCAGCGATGGATGACCAGCCCGAGCGATGTGGTCGCCGATGACTTGCAACAAATCCGATTGGGACTCAACCAACGCTTCCAAACCAAGCGTGGATTACCCGGCCAAGATCGTATCGTCGATATCTTGCAACTTGATATCGAGACGGTCCTGTTCCCCCGACAAGACCGTGACAACTTTGGCGAAACGCTTGGTCCGACCATGTACGACTTTCGCTATCACATCGGCGACCGACTGTCGCTGGTCAGCGATGGGTATCTCGATTTCTTTCCAGACGGATTGCGCTCACTTAGCGCCGGAATCCGAAGTAGTCGGCCCGGGGTCAGTGACTGGTATGTTGGCATGATGTCGATGGAAGGTCCGATCAGTAGCACGGTGTTTCGATCGAACTTTGACTACCGCGTGAACGAAAAGTGGATCGTTTCCGGCGGCACGACCTATGACTTCGGCAACACCGGATACGTAGGGCAAAACTTTGGCCTGACCCGCATCGGTGAATCGCTATTGCTACGACTGAACGTCAACGTCGACCGTGGCCGCGATAACGTTAGTTTTGGCTTCCAGATCGAACCACGTTTCTTTGCCAGAACACTTGGCGGAATCGGCGGCGGAATGATCCCACCACCGGGCATCGAAGGACTGGAATAG